In Panacibacter ginsenosidivorans, the following proteins share a genomic window:
- the dcm gene encoding DNA (cytosine-5-)-methyltransferase, with translation MIKEKGVALESSKIHAVADKIWKISVFGPDNYRTAVISHYLRTKNKKLKKPAIEFAANILEGYFDEEITNKVAEEALQYIIRFNDAVLFPKPAFPKFTFIDLFAGIGGFRIAMQRLQGECIFSSEWDKMAQRTYYANFGEIPFGDITKEETKQWIPDKFDVLCGGFPCQPFSIAGVSKKNSLGRKHGFEDIKQGNLFFHIAEIIEKHRPKAFFLENVKNLVSHDKGNTFKVIRETLIDLGYSFHSKVLNGKHFVPQNRERTFMIGFDAEVFNYNEKFEFPDLPEANKKLKEFLEPKVDPKYTLTDHLWKYLQDYAQKHKEKGNGFGFGLADLNGISRTMSARYYKDGSEILIPQKNKNPRRLSVREAANIQGYPKDFIVDAVSMNQGYKQFGNSVVVPLIETIGDKIVEVLETKRK, from the coding sequence ATGATCAAAGAAAAAGGTGTTGCATTAGAAAGTTCAAAGATTCATGCAGTAGCAGATAAGATTTGGAAAATTTCAGTATTTGGACCTGATAATTATAGAACAGCAGTTATCAGTCATTATTTGAGAACAAAAAATAAAAAACTTAAAAAGCCTGCTATTGAATTTGCTGCGAATATTCTTGAGGGATATTTTGATGAAGAGATTACAAATAAAGTTGCCGAAGAAGCACTTCAATATATTATTCGTTTTAATGATGCTGTGTTATTTCCTAAACCCGCATTTCCAAAATTTACATTCATCGATTTATTTGCTGGAATAGGAGGTTTCAGAATTGCAATGCAACGATTACAGGGAGAATGTATTTTTTCTTCTGAGTGGGATAAGATGGCTCAAAGAACCTACTATGCAAACTTTGGAGAAATACCATTTGGGGACATAACTAAAGAAGAAACGAAACAATGGATACCCGATAAGTTTGATGTATTGTGTGGAGGTTTTCCATGCCAGCCTTTTTCTATAGCGGGTGTATCAAAGAAAAATAGCTTAGGGAGAAAGCATGGTTTTGAAGATATAAAACAAGGCAATTTATTTTTCCATATAGCTGAGATAATTGAGAAACATAGACCAAAAGCATTTTTTCTTGAAAATGTAAAAAATCTTGTCTCACATGATAAAGGCAACACGTTTAAAGTAATTAGAGAAACCTTGATTGATCTTGGTTATTCATTTCACTCAAAAGTTTTAAATGGAAAACATTTTGTTCCTCAAAATAGAGAAAGAACTTTTATGATTGGATTCGACGCAGAGGTTTTTAACTATAACGAAAAGTTTGAGTTTCCTGATTTGCCTGAAGCAAACAAAAAATTAAAAGAATTTCTTGAGCCCAAAGTAGATCCGAAATATACACTTACCGATCATCTTTGGAAATATTTACAAGACTATGCTCAAAAACACAAAGAAAAAGGTAATGGATTCGGTTTTGGGCTCGCTGATTTAAATGGGATTAGCAGAACAATGAGTGCTCGGTATTATAAAGACGGTTCGGAAATACTTATACCTCAAAAAAATAAAAATCCAAGAAGACTTTCCGTAAGAGAAGCGGCAAATATACAAGGCTATCCAAAAGATTTTATTGTTGATGCTGTATCAATGAATCAGGGGTATAAACAGTTTGGAAATTCTGTAGTAGTTCCATTAATTGAAACAATTGGAGACAAAATAGTTGAAGTTTTAGAGACAAAAAGAAAATGA
- a CDS encoding flavin monoamine oxidase family protein, with protein MKYDVLIIGAGAAGLMAMRELIKSGYQVCILEATGIAGGRIHTIKENGFDDTVETGPEFIHGNLERTQQLVKEAGLSLIPVTGKMVSVQKGKWLTEDDEDEHWDVFMKRLQQQEDDITIEQFLQQYFSATQYASLRNAVQHYAEGFDLADISKASVLFVKEEWSQHNEVNYRIKGGYGKLIDYLQQQCMQQHDDIFFNHPVYKIEHYPGHVTAHTINNKTISASKLIVTVPLGVLQNNSIEFMPALASHSTAIAQLGFGTVIKILLQFKTAFWKKHADDIGFILSDETIPTWWTQSPIQNNLLTGWLGGPKAAMLSRLTNDALLQTALHSLSAIFHKSMPVLQQLLTHHKIICWSNNPYIQGGYSYNTIASAEAKNILATPVNNTIFFAGEAYYTGKSQGTVEAALQSGREAAGKLRAFI; from the coding sequence ATGAAATATGATGTATTGATCATTGGTGCAGGTGCTGCCGGGCTAATGGCCATGAGGGAGCTGATTAAATCAGGTTATCAGGTATGTATCCTCGAAGCTACCGGTATTGCAGGTGGAAGGATCCATACCATTAAAGAGAACGGTTTTGATGATACCGTAGAAACCGGCCCGGAATTTATTCATGGTAACCTTGAACGTACACAGCAACTGGTTAAAGAAGCGGGCCTTTCATTGATACCCGTCACAGGTAAAATGGTCTCTGTGCAAAAAGGTAAATGGTTAACTGAAGATGATGAAGATGAACATTGGGATGTATTTATGAAGCGTCTGCAGCAACAGGAAGATGATATTACGATTGAACAATTTTTGCAGCAATATTTTTCAGCGACACAGTATGCATCGTTGCGCAATGCTGTACAACATTATGCAGAAGGCTTTGATCTTGCCGATATTTCCAAAGCATCGGTTTTATTCGTTAAAGAAGAATGGAGTCAGCATAATGAAGTCAACTACCGCATTAAAGGCGGGTATGGTAAACTTATTGATTACCTGCAACAGCAATGCATGCAGCAACACGATGATATATTTTTCAATCACCCTGTTTATAAAATTGAACACTACCCCGGTCATGTTACGGCACATACCATAAACAATAAAACCATCAGCGCGTCAAAACTTATTGTCACAGTGCCGCTGGGTGTATTACAAAATAACAGCATAGAATTTATGCCCGCACTTGCCAGCCATTCAACTGCCATAGCGCAATTAGGCTTTGGTACTGTTATAAAAATATTGTTACAGTTTAAAACAGCTTTCTGGAAAAAGCATGCAGATGATATCGGTTTTATCTTAAGCGATGAAACCATCCCAACATGGTGGACCCAATCACCCATACAAAATAATTTGCTTACCGGCTGGCTTGGTGGTCCCAAAGCAGCAATGCTTTCACGGTTAACCAATGATGCATTATTGCAAACGGCCCTTCATTCCCTCTCGGCAATTTTTCATAAAAGTATGCCTGTACTGCAACAGCTGCTTACGCATCACAAAATCATTTGCTGGTCCAATAATCCCTATATACAGGGTGGGTATAGTTATAACACCATTGCTTCAGCCGAAGCGAAAAACATACTTGCAACACCTGTAAACAATACCATTTTTTTTGCTGGCGAGGCATATTATACCGGTAAGTCGCAGGGTACTGTAGAAGCAGCTTTGCAAAGTGGCAGGGAGGCAGCGGGAAAACTCCGTGCTTTTATATAA
- a CDS encoding (2Fe-2S)-binding protein — protein MPVFKLDINGKQLEADVAADTPLLWVLRDHLGLVGTKYGCGIAQCGACTVHINGAAVRSCSLPVSAVKTATVITIEGLSENGDHPVQQAWDEADVPQCGYCQAGQMMTAAAFLKKNPHPTQEEIETAMHGNICRCGAYHRIRKAVQLASTKI, from the coding sequence ATGCCAGTTTTCAAACTTGATATTAACGGTAAACAATTAGAAGCAGATGTTGCCGCAGACACCCCATTGCTATGGGTGTTAAGAGATCACCTGGGTCTGGTAGGAACAAAATACGGATGTGGTATTGCGCAGTGCGGTGCGTGTACCGTACACATCAATGGCGCGGCAGTACGTTCCTGCTCATTGCCTGTTTCTGCCGTAAAAACAGCAACTGTTATTACCATAGAAGGATTGTCTGAAAATGGTGATCATCCGGTGCAGCAGGCATGGGATGAGGCCGACGTGCCGCAATGTGGTTATTGTCAGGCAGGGCAAATGATGACAGCAGCAGCCTTTCTCAAAAAAAATCCACATCCAACACAGGAAGAAATTGAGACCGCTATGCACGGTAATATTTGCCGTTGCGGAGCATATCATCGCATTCGCAAAGCAGTACAATTAGCCAGCACTAAAATCTAA
- a CDS encoding NADH:flavin oxidoreductase/NADH oxidase encodes MAISLFDPFTIRSITLKNRLTVSPMCQYSSIDGFANDWHLVHLGSRAVGGAGLIIMEATAVSPEGRITPDDMGIWKDEHIDFLKRITTFIESQGAVPAIQLAHAGRKASNSAPWKGGVALTSTEGAWQTLAPSAIPFNDKHPAPKAMTNDDIRQLLIDFRNATTRALQAGFKIIEIHAAHGYLINSFLSPLSNQRKDDYGGSFENRIRLLCEITEIIRTVLPKDYPLFVRISATDWVDGGWTIDDSVRLAAILKTKEVDLIDCSSGGNSTAQKIPVGPMYQTVFAERIKKETGILTGAVGMINTTEEAASIIQDEKADLVIMARQMLRDPYFALHAAKELSTDIKWPDQYLRAKR; translated from the coding sequence ATGGCAATATCACTCTTTGATCCATTCACTATCCGCAGCATTACTTTAAAGAATCGCCTTACTGTTTCACCCATGTGCCAGTATTCAAGCATTGATGGTTTTGCAAACGACTGGCATCTTGTACATCTCGGCAGCCGTGCTGTTGGTGGTGCTGGTCTTATCATTATGGAAGCAACTGCTGTTTCACCGGAAGGCAGGATAACACCCGATGATATGGGTATCTGGAAAGATGAACACATCGATTTCTTAAAACGCATAACTACGTTTATAGAATCACAGGGCGCAGTGCCCGCCATACAATTGGCACATGCTGGTCGAAAGGCAAGTAACAGTGCACCATGGAAAGGTGGTGTAGCACTTACTTCAACAGAAGGCGCATGGCAAACATTGGCACCTTCTGCTATTCCTTTTAACGATAAACATCCTGCCCCCAAAGCAATGACCAATGATGATATCAGACAACTGCTTATTGATTTTCGCAATGCCACAACAAGGGCATTGCAAGCAGGCTTTAAAATAATAGAGATCCATGCGGCACATGGTTATCTTATCAACTCTTTTCTTTCTCCGCTCAGCAATCAGCGCAAGGATGATTACGGAGGTTCATTTGAAAACAGGATAAGGCTACTTTGCGAAATAACCGAAATTATCCGTACTGTTTTACCAAAAGACTATCCATTATTCGTTCGTATTTCCGCAACAGACTGGGTAGATGGTGGGTGGACAATTGATGATTCAGTCAGGCTGGCGGCTATTTTAAAAACAAAAGAAGTTGATCTGATAGACTGCTCAAGTGGTGGCAATAGTACTGCGCAAAAAATACCCGTTGGTCCAATGTATCAAACGGTGTTTGCTGAGCGCATCAAAAAAGAAACAGGCATACTTACGGGTGCCGTTGGCATGATCAATACAACAGAAGAAGCAGCCTCAATCATACAGGATGAAAAAGCTGATCTTGTTATTATGGCAAGACAAATGTTACGGGATCCATATTTTGCATTGCATGCAGCAAAAGAATTGAGTACAGATATTAAGTGGCCTGATCAATACCTGCGGGCAAAAAGATAG
- a CDS encoding DUF72 domain-containing protein, whose translation MQWCIGCSGFSYKEWKGNFYPQKLPQTRWFEYYSTHFNTLELNVTFYRFPQLKIMENWFAKSPEDFLFAVKAPRLITHYKKFNDCQQLLSDFYTTISKGLKNKLGPVLFQLPPQIKYDEIFLQKLIYSVDNSFNNVIEFRHSGWWRQDVYDILKKHGITFCGINHPQLPADVITNTPLVYYRFHGAPKLYYDEYAKADITTMANDILSSKRAKDVFVFFNNTATMAAINNANQLKQYIATNR comes from the coding sequence ATGCAGTGGTGTATCGGCTGTTCCGGTTTCAGTTACAAAGAATGGAAAGGAAATTTTTACCCGCAGAAACTTCCGCAGACCAGATGGTTTGAATACTACTCCACACATTTCAATACACTCGAATTGAATGTTACATTTTACCGGTTCCCGCAATTAAAAATCATGGAGAACTGGTTTGCAAAAAGCCCTGAAGATTTTTTATTTGCTGTAAAAGCTCCAAGGCTTATAACACACTATAAAAAATTTAATGATTGCCAGCAACTATTGTCAGATTTTTATACAACAATCAGCAAAGGATTAAAAAACAAACTGGGACCTGTTCTTTTTCAACTGCCGCCACAAATAAAATATGATGAAATTTTTTTGCAGAAACTGATTTACAGTGTAGATAATAGTTTCAATAACGTAATTGAATTCAGACATTCAGGCTGGTGGCGCCAGGATGTATATGATATACTGAAAAAACACGGCATTACATTTTGTGGTATTAATCATCCGCAATTACCGGCTGATGTAATCACTAATACACCCCTTGTTTATTATCGGTTTCATGGTGCACCAAAATTGTATTATGATGAATATGCTAAAGCAGATATAACAACAATGGCAAACGACATATTAAGCTCAAAGCGGGCTAAAGATGTTTTTGTATTTTTTAATAATACGGCAACAATGGCTGCTATTAATAATGCGAACCAGTTAAAACAATATATAGCAACAAACAGATAA
- the trhA gene encoding PAQR family membrane homeostasis protein TrhA, translated as MSTHSSPPEFIEEFGKRQELANIIIHILGIIFGIVAIPFLLDFASDGNISYIISVSIYALCFLMTFTSSTLYHSVRRYKRKMLFKKLDRISIYFLIAGTYTAIIRYYLFDTTGIVLLCILWGLVLAGIFFETFFPGKYNIFSLASYLLMGLIFVFVPNHFFASMPNEVAALVLAGVALYISGVTFYVWQKWSYHHALWHLFVLGGGICHFIAVLETVS; from the coding sequence ATGAGCACGCATTCCTCGCCTCCTGAATTTATTGAGGAGTTTGGCAAACGGCAGGAGTTGGCCAATATAATCATACACATACTCGGCATTATTTTCGGTATCGTAGCTATACCTTTTTTACTTGACTTTGCAAGTGATGGTAACATAAGCTATATAATAAGTGTAAGTATTTACGCATTGTGTTTCTTAATGACGTTTACCAGTTCTACATTATACCACAGCGTGCGGCGGTATAAACGCAAAATGCTGTTTAAAAAACTTGACCGCATAAGTATCTATTTCCTGATTGCCGGCACCTATACGGCAATCATACGCTACTACCTCTTTGACACTACAGGCATTGTATTACTTTGCATATTGTGGGGACTGGTGCTGGCAGGCATTTTCTTCGAGACCTTCTTCCCTGGCAAATACAATATATTCTCACTGGCTTCATACCTGTTGATGGGTTTGATCTTTGTTTTTGTGCCCAACCATTTCTTTGCTTCAATGCCAAACGAAGTTGCTGCACTTGTACTGGCAGGTGTGGCATTGTATATTTCGGGTGTTACTTTTTATGTGTGGCAAAAATGGAGCTATCACCATGCATTATGGCATCTTTTTGTATTGGGTGGTGGCATCTGTCATTTTATAGCGGTGCTGGAAACAGTGTCTTAA
- a CDS encoding YihY/virulence factor BrkB family protein, with protein sequence MKKKFSFGGLWQILKNAFKSFGPDKITKLSGSLAYYTVFSMGPLLLVIISVCSIIFSREAIEGKVYAQLAGFVGNDTAAQLQQIIRNASLQGKSTMAAIIGGVTLLLGATSVFAEIQDSINMIWGLKPKPKRGWLKMLQNRFLSFSVIISLGFLLLVSLGISALIDGFSQRLAAAYPDTAVIIFYIINLVITFIITTVIFGVIFKVLPDARIKWKDVRAGATTTAILFMLGKFAISFYIGKSHVGSTYGAAGSLVILLLWVYYSAIILYFGAEFTKAYAVEYGEPIHPNSYAVTTKQIEVETGNASVQQKEHIDSKQIIEKVKNK encoded by the coding sequence ATGAAAAAAAAATTTTCCTTTGGGGGTTTATGGCAGATACTCAAAAATGCATTTAAAAGTTTCGGCCCGGATAAGATCACTAAACTTAGCGGTTCTCTTGCTTACTATACGGTGTTCTCCATGGGCCCGTTATTGCTCGTTATTATTTCGGTGTGCAGTATTATTTTTAGCAGGGAGGCGATAGAAGGAAAAGTATACGCACAACTTGCGGGTTTTGTAGGCAATGATACGGCTGCACAATTGCAGCAGATCATCAGGAATGCATCGCTGCAGGGGAAAAGTACTATGGCAGCAATAATTGGTGGAGTAACATTATTACTGGGCGCCACTTCTGTATTTGCTGAAATACAGGATTCTATCAATATGATATGGGGCCTTAAACCAAAGCCCAAAAGAGGATGGCTTAAGATGCTGCAAAACAGGTTTCTTTCGTTCTCGGTCATTATAAGCCTTGGCTTTTTATTATTGGTGTCGCTGGGTATAAGCGCTCTTATTGATGGCTTCAGCCAAAGACTTGCAGCGGCTTATCCCGATACTGCAGTAATTATATTTTACATCATCAATCTGGTCATAACCTTTATCATTACAACAGTTATATTCGGCGTTATTTTTAAAGTATTGCCGGATGCACGCATCAAATGGAAAGATGTGCGGGCAGGTGCCACCACAACTGCTATATTATTTATGTTGGGTAAATTTGCTATCTCATTTTATATTGGTAAAAGCCATGTAGGCAGTACTTACGGTGCAGCCGGTTCTTTGGTGATCTTACTTTTATGGGTCTACTATTCCGCTATTATTTTATATTTTGGTGCAGAGTTTACAAAAGCTTACGCCGTGGAATATGGAGAGCCTATTCATCCCAATAGCTATGCGGTAACAACCAAGCAGATAGAGGTAGAAACAGGTAACGCAAGCGTCCAACAAAAGGAGCATATCGATTCAAAACAGATAATAGAAAAAGTAAAAAATAAATAG
- a CDS encoding very short patch repair endonuclease: MADVHNKETRSYNMSRIRSANTKPEMLVRKFLHAHGFRYKLHDKTLSGKPDIVLPKYKTVIFIHGCFWHGHKDCKYYAVPKTRTEWWLQKISGNIANDEKAVKALKKDGWRIITIWECDLKPDKLDKTLHSLLVHFL; encoded by the coding sequence ATGGCAGATGTACACAATAAGGAAACGCGGAGCTATAATATGAGTCGTATCCGCAGCGCCAACACAAAGCCTGAAATGCTGGTGCGTAAATTTCTCCATGCACATGGCTTTCGTTATAAGCTGCACGACAAAACACTATCCGGCAAACCAGATATTGTTTTGCCAAAATACAAAACTGTCATCTTTATCCACGGTTGTTTCTGGCATGGGCATAAAGACTGCAAATACTATGCAGTACCCAAAACAAGAACAGAATGGTGGCTGCAAAAGATTAGCGGAAATATTGCCAATGATGAAAAAGCTGTAAAGGCTTTGAAGAAAGATGGATGGAGAATTATTACAATATGGGAATGTGATCTAAAACCAGATAAACTCGATAAAACACTTCACTCTCTTCTTGTGCATTTCTTATAA
- a CDS encoding glycerophosphodiester phosphodiesterase, whose protein sequence is MRNIFLCVLLFMGYIAAAQQPLIHSHNDYEKPEPLFNALRNKAFTIEADVYPGDSLFVAHDKKDIRAGRTLVNMYLQPIVQLFNSYHGRISGDADYAPILMIDIKENSELVIPALVKLLAPYRDVFDRSINPHAVLIVLSGERGHNAQWTQWPAYIFFDGRPYERYDNAILKRVAFISDSYMNYISPKDSIDIKLKQLVAATHNKGKLLRLWAIPDNEAYWRKFHEMGIDIINTDKVAGCSRYFSAAVTR, encoded by the coding sequence ATGAGAAATATTTTTTTGTGTGTACTGCTTTTTATGGGTTATATAGCCGCAGCCCAACAACCATTGATCCACTCACACAACGATTATGAAAAACCTGAACCATTGTTCAATGCGCTCCGCAATAAAGCATTTACAATAGAAGCTGATGTTTACCCCGGCGATAGTCTCTTTGTGGCGCATGATAAAAAAGATATACGTGCAGGCAGAACACTGGTAAACATGTACCTGCAACCTATTGTACAATTATTTAACAGCTATCATGGCCGCATTAGTGGAGATGCAGATTATGCGCCCATATTGATGATTGACATTAAAGAGAACAGCGAATTAGTAATACCTGCACTTGTAAAACTGCTTGCACCTTACCGTGATGTTTTTGACCGCAGCATAAACCCGCATGCGGTGCTTATAGTGCTGAGTGGTGAACGCGGGCATAATGCTCAATGGACCCAATGGCCTGCTTATATCTTTTTTGATGGCAGGCCTTATGAAAGATATGACAACGCTATACTAAAACGCGTAGCTTTTATAAGCGATAGTTATATGAATTATATTTCACCAAAAGACAGCATAGATATAAAGCTTAAACAACTTGTTGCAGCAACACATAATAAAGGGAAGTTATTAAGGCTTTGGGCTATTCCCGATAATGAAGCGTACTGGCGTAAGTTTCATGAGATGGGTATAGATATTATCAACACAGATAAAGTAGCCGGGTGCAGCAGATATTTTTCTGCTGCTGTTACCAGGTAG
- a CDS encoding WG repeat-containing protein, whose product MKHIIFFLFLPMAFITNAQKWTKNFDFVDPAICGLSLVSKDHLYGFVDRGGNIIIPLQYDEALTFSEGYSAVRKGSKWMYVDSSGKSITDAVYEDAQSFHNGFAAVMKDQLYGYINTAGKLVIDYQYYNARDFGDELAPVANKKGEWGYINIHGEIMITQQYDFADHFANGEARVMKGDKLFYIDRHNKILHE is encoded by the coding sequence ATGAAACATATAATATTCTTCCTGTTTCTGCCCATGGCATTTATTACCAATGCACAGAAATGGACTAAAAATTTTGATTTTGTAGACCCGGCTATTTGCGGTCTTTCTCTTGTATCCAAAGATCATCTGTATGGGTTTGTGGATAGAGGCGGTAATATAATTATACCCCTGCAGTATGATGAAGCGCTAACTTTTAGTGAGGGTTATTCTGCCGTGCGTAAGGGCAGCAAGTGGATGTATGTAGATAGTAGCGGCAAATCAATTACAGACGCTGTATATGAAGATGCCCAATCTTTCCATAACGGTTTTGCGGCGGTAATGAAAGACCAGCTTTATGGTTATATCAATACAGCAGGCAAACTGGTGATTGATTACCAGTATTATAATGCCCGTGATTTTGGGGATGAGCTGGCACCTGTAGCCAACAAAAAAGGCGAGTGGGGTTATATTAATATACACGGTGAAATAATGATTACCCAGCAATACGACTTTGCTGATCATTTTGCAAATGGAGAAGCAAGGGTAATGAAAGGCGATAAATTATTTTATATTGACAGGCATAATAAAATACTGCACGAATAG
- a CDS encoding type II restriction endonuclease: MESILQKAIQSIQKSSIAFSKYITANDTGATGAHQAGFHIHKNAWQLFFKTPGKKGTNEDKFVTIKWQDDFETQSRFIYYGTGTRNEYRLTRFGKGFPYLQDDNIGDLLIIIKRTDDYYEAFVLQSDEEIDDFFAELNISSTDTNGILPRQFQQTSEDKLHDCFLAFLKSLKVDFPTTLELATNSRNCYNNAFGITQQIIKSNPDKEILNWLNTEFQLFKTIEIDRYSKRIQTPFKTVEELVETANTILNRRKSRAGKSLEHHLSEIFKTFQLDYSTQTITEDNKKPDFIFPNLEAYHNLKFDPEKLVVLASKTTCKDRWRQILNEADRVKTKHLFTLQQGISKNQLEEMYKYNVCLVVPKPYLTSFPQDFKEKILTLDSFVKIVQFKQQ; encoded by the coding sequence ATGGAAAGCATTTTACAAAAGGCTATTCAATCAATACAAAAATCAAGTATTGCATTTTCTAAATATATCACCGCAAATGATACTGGCGCTACTGGTGCTCATCAGGCTGGCTTTCATATTCACAAAAACGCTTGGCAGTTATTCTTTAAAACGCCTGGTAAAAAAGGTACAAATGAAGATAAATTTGTTACGATAAAATGGCAAGACGATTTTGAAACACAAAGTCGTTTCATTTACTATGGAACTGGAACAAGAAATGAATATCGTTTAACAAGATTTGGAAAAGGCTTTCCTTATCTGCAAGATGACAATATTGGCGATTTATTAATTATAATTAAGAGAACAGATGATTATTATGAAGCGTTTGTGTTACAATCAGATGAGGAAATTGATGATTTTTTTGCAGAACTTAATATTTCTTCAACTGATACAAACGGAATTTTACCAAGACAATTTCAGCAAACTTCAGAGGATAAATTACACGATTGTTTTTTAGCATTTCTCAAATCGCTTAAAGTTGATTTTCCAACAACATTAGAGCTTGCTACGAATTCACGTAATTGTTACAATAATGCTTTTGGTATTACTCAACAAATAATCAAATCTAATCCTGATAAAGAAATTTTAAATTGGCTTAACACTGAATTTCAGCTTTTTAAAACAATTGAAATTGATCGATACTCAAAACGTATTCAAACACCATTTAAAACAGTTGAAGAACTTGTTGAAACTGCTAACACAATTCTCAACAGACGAAAAAGCAGGGCAGGCAAATCACTTGAGCATCATCTTTCAGAGATATTCAAGACATTTCAACTCGATTATTCTACACAGACAATTACTGAAGACAATAAAAAACCTGATTTTATTTTTCCGAATTTAGAAGCTTATCATAATTTAAAATTTGATCCAGAAAAACTTGTTGTGCTCGCTTCAAAAACAACTTGTAAGGATCGCTGGAGGCAAATATTAAACGAAGCTGATAGAGTAAAAACCAAACATCTTTTTACTTTGCAGCAGGGAATATCTAAAAATCAATTAGAAGAAATGTATAAATACAATGTTTGTTTAGTTGTACCAAAACCATATTTAACTAGTTTCCCGCAAGACTTCAAGGAAAAAATTTTAACTCTTGATTCTTTTGTGAAGATTGTTCAATTTAAACAACAATAA
- a CDS encoding helix-turn-helix domain-containing protein, protein MDIQVKIGERIKALRSEKNLTQEAVAFKADVDRTYMNHVETGKRNISVVTLEKIVCNGLETSFKDFFEHESFSNSKRRGRK, encoded by the coding sequence ATGGACATTCAGGTAAAAATTGGTGAACGCATAAAAGCACTCCGCAGCGAAAAAAATCTTACACAGGAAGCTGTTGCATTTAAAGCAGATGTTGACAGAACATACATGAATCATGTAGAAACAGGGAAACGAAATATTTCTGTTGTCACACTTGAAAAAATTGTATGCAATGGCTTGGAAACATCTTTCAAAGACTTCTTTGAACACGAATCATTTTCTAACTCGAAAAGGAGAGGTAGGAAATGA
- a CDS encoding type 1 glutamine amidotransferase domain-containing protein: MKNLSGKKVAILTENGFEETELTGPKRALEEAGATVHIVSPQDKKVKGWNHDHWSLELAVDVPLHNAHPQDYDALMIPGGVINPDQMRVNKDCVSFATHFLQEGKPLGAICHGPQLLIETGMLKGRKMTSYPSISTDLKNAGVKWEDKEVVVDKGLITSRSPKDLDAFNKKLIEEIYTSVYEPAHAST; encoded by the coding sequence ATGAAAAACTTATCGGGTAAGAAAGTAGCTATTCTTACAGAGAATGGCTTTGAGGAAACAGAACTGACCGGTCCGAAACGTGCGTTGGAGGAGGCTGGTGCTACTGTACACATCGTTTCTCCACAGGATAAAAAGGTAAAGGGATGGAATCATGATCATTGGTCGCTGGAACTGGCGGTAGATGTACCCCTGCACAATGCACATCCTCAAGACTATGATGCGCTGATGATTCCGGGTGGGGTAATTAACCCTGATCAGATGCGGGTGAATAAAGATTGTGTAAGCTTTGCCACACATTTCCTCCAGGAAGGGAAACCATTGGGCGCTATTTGTCACGGCCCTCAGTTATTAATTGAAACAGGAATGTTAAAAGGGAGAAAAATGACTTCTTACCCGTCCATTAGTACTGACCTGAAAAATGCAGGTGTAAAGTGGGAAGATAAAGAAGTTGTTGTGGATAAGGGGCTTATCACGAGCCGGAGTCCTAAAGATCTTGATGCTTTTAACAAAAAACTGATAGAAGAAATCTACACCAGTGTGTATGAGCCTGCGCATGCATCAACATAA